The sequence CTCGTTTGAGAGTACCGAGTGTCTCCCAGCTCCTGAAGGCAGGATGCATGTTGTCTGGGGAACGGCTGGAGCAGGAACTTGAAAGCCATCAGCATTCAGTTCCCCATAGTTGGTGTCTTCCCTCCCGCAcgaatcttttcttcttcttgtttgtCTGCAGAAAAGCCTCCTCTGCTTTTCTTGTCCTTGTGGCAGAAAAACATGACCAAGGCCCAAGGTGGATCCATGTGATATAAGAGGCAGACCAGCAGGTGTTGACTATattggccttttaaaaaatgtaaatagaaaccacctttttttttttttttttataaatttatttatttatttatttatttttggctgtgttgggtcttcgtttctgcgcgagggccttctccagttgcggcgagcgggggccactcttcatcgcggtgcgcgggcctctcactgtcgcggcctctcctgttgaggagcacaggctccagatgcgcaggctcagtaattgtggctcacgggaccagccgctccgcggcatggaAACCACCTTTTTTTAATCCAACAGTATCCATTCAGGAAGTCTCTTTTGTTGTAAAAGTGTGTGAATTTTATAAACTTAAGTCTATCCatcctttataatttctttaatcCATGCTGTGCTTAGAGTGACCCATCCCAATTAAAGATTATTGAAATATtcttctattcttattttttatttttaagtctttattctaactgaaatttatttcatGATGTGGTATAAggtaaaaatataactttataatGCCAGAACATTTTCAGCACCCCCAAAAGAACCTCATACTAATTAGCAGTCACCCCCAAGTTCCCCTCCTACaagtctctggcaaccaccaatctactttctgtctctgtggatttgcctattctgaacatttcatataaatggaataatgcaatatatggccttttgtgtctggcttctttcacttaacatgatgttTTCACGGTTTACTCATATTGtagcaatagttcattcctttttatggctgaacaatattctgTTGCAtgaatagaccacattttgttcattcatcagttgatggacatttgggctgcttctactctttggctattgtgacataacgctgctatgaatgtttgtttacagatttttgtagggatatatgttttcaattctcttgggtgtggaattgctggtaactctgtatttaacattttgaggaactgccagactgttctcTAAAgcagctgaaccattttacatccccactagTGATATATGAAAGTTCAATTCCTCTGCATCCTCCTGTActtgtttttgtctgtctttttgattatagccattcctAGTGGTTGTGAAGGGGTGTCTCattatggttttcatttgcatttccctaatgactactaatgttgaacatctttttatgggcttattggccatttgtatatcttcttgggagaaacgtctattcacatcctttgtccattttatttatttatttatttttgctgtgttgggtcttcgtttctgtgcgagggctttctctagttgcagcaagtggggggcccctcttcatcacggtgcgcgggcctctcactatcgcggcctctctttttgcggagaacaggctccagacgcgcaggctcagtaattgtggctcacgggcctagttgctccgcggcatgtgggatcttcccagaccagggctcgaacccgtgtcccctgcattggcaggcagattctcaaccactgcgccaccgcaGAAGCCCccctttgtccattttaaaattgagttgtctttttatttggaTTGTAGGATTTCTTCATGCtctttttttatatgtttattaatatctttcttccactttctctttttttctcatgtacTTTTTACTCTGAGTGAACTTACTAGATATTGAGGATATTAatcctttttctgacttatttattgcaaatatttgctccagattatttgttctttttttttttttcagtctaaaAAATTTGGCCTTGTAAGAGTTATcaatctttttcctttctggctTATTCCACTGCATTTAAAAGTTCTTCCCTTTTCATCTCttaaccaccccacccccacccccacccccaccccgttgCCTCCAGATCTGgttcattttctctttgttctggcttgctgtttaatttttaacatttacgTCTTCAGTTCATTTGTAGTTTATTGTCATATACAGTATGATACAAGGATATGAATCCTTCCCTACCCCCACTCCACCCAGCTGCTAGCCCAGTGTCCTTGTAAAACTTAttgatttgatattttctttcctgttgCTGGCTTTACCATAGATTAATTCTCTTACATAACAAGATTTATTACTCTGTTATCTGTTTTGCTTCATTTAGCTTCATCCTTATGTTTTGTTAGTTATACCTTTATATTATGTCTAATATCTAGCAGATCTTGTTATCATCATATCTGTTAGTTTACCTTATAGATCTTTTCTTTATCACTAGATTTTTGCACCATTTGCACTTTGGAGTCATTTAAAttcctttgaaaaatatatttgggatttttttttgcattgtgtCAAACAAACTTGAGACTAACTTGCATCTTACAGTGTTTAGTCCTCCACTCAGCAGCTGGGTGTGTCCCACTTCTTGACTTGAAGAAATAAACaagtataaataataattaataaaataataattaacttttttgtttctttgttttcatataGGTCCATGCATAGTTGGTTGAAGTTATTCCTTGATACTCTGTTTCATATTTTCACACTTTTGTGAGCTAGAGTCCGAAGGTATTCTTGAGACCTATTTTATCCTGAATTTGAAAGATAGTGATTTTCATGTTTTGCTTTGATTGGCAGGTGTGTGGATTGTATTCCCTGGTAAAgggagtgtattagtttcctgtggctgctgtaacaaattactgcacagttttggaggctagaagtccaaaatctggTAGGGCTGCACCCCCTCCAGGAGACCAGGAGAGAATCTGACCCTTGTCTCTTCCAGTTTGGGTGGCTCCCCAAACCCAGCATCCCTGGGTGTTCCTGGGCTAGCGGCCCCTGCTCCCCAGTCTCTGCCTTGTCTTCACATCCCTTCTCCCCTGTTTCTGTcagatctccctctgcctccctcttgtaAGGACACTTATTGGATTTATGGCCCAATAATAATCTAGATGGTCTCCTGTCTCAGAATCCTTAAtttacatctgtaaagaccctttttctaaataaggtcacattttacTGATTCTGGTGATTAGGGTATGGACCTATCTGGTTGGGGCCACCATCCACCCTAGTACAGGAGCCATTCTGCAGTTGCCAGTACATAGACTATCTCTGTTGTTTATAGTTTTTTGGTACTTCTCtatcttttttgtatttctatattttctatatggtatataaaatattacatttttcacATGGATTTAGAGtttggtaaaatatattttttccaagtaattctgtgatttcttttgaaaatatggGAAGAGAATGAGACTGGTCATTTTTCCATATATTATAAACTGAGTGGAAGCACTGTGACATGTCGATTTCCTTATTCATGCTTCATGGGAACCTCGTGGTGACGTGGTGAAGGTACAGCAACCATCTGCTGGAAATGCAGATCTGTTGTCCCTCAATGAGTTGTGCCTCTcgtgaaaaaaaaaccctgtcacTTCATGATCGTGACAGAATAGCATTCATTGTGTAAGTCATCCAACAAAGGACATTCATTTCAGAAGGTTTGGGTTTTGATGTAAGGAAATCACTTTCATGATCCGGATAACAAGAACATTTAGTTACCTTGTGAGATTGCATTTTATAgagctttgaatttatttttagaatgtacttgtatttattttagttttgataTGTTGATAAATAACCACAGAGTAtgggttcttctttttcaatttttgtaGCATGGCCATTGTGTTAAATATGAAGCCTATAGAAAAGAATGGAGCCACTTTAATgtgaatatttctgtttttctaacctttatatatttttaaattaaaatttatattgagaTCATTGTAATTTCACAGGCAGTTAAAAGAATCAGTACAGAGAAGTCCCTTGTATACTTTGTCCAGTTTCCCCAATTATAATAGTTTATAGAAGGACAGGGtagtatcacaaccaggatattgacattaaCACAATCCActaatcttattcagatttccttagttttatttgtgtgtgtgtgtgtgtgtgtattaagttCTGTACAATTTTATCACCTGTGTAACCTGTGTAGGTACATATGTTATGTAccactacagtttttttttttttttttaggaaatatttttatttcaaaaagttaGTGTACTGAAGGCATCCTAAAACCTTAAACAGGATCCTGGACATGTAAGCCTaccaaacagacaaataaatacacaaatctgCCCCATTCTCTGGGGCTGGCACTGGATGCGACACTGGAAGGAGAGTGTCCTAGTCAGAAGAGTCTCTGAGGTCATATAAATATAGAATACCTTATAGCAGTAGGTCAGCATTAAATACAGGTCACTGAACTTTCATAACTTAACTTGTCTTATAGGCTGAAAAAGTTGTGTACATCTGACTTGTAGAGAcagtccccaccccagcccccggcTGGCCCAGCCCGTCAGTGCACAGACATGTGTGAGTGATGGGAACCCACGCCCACAAGGAgcggggagggcagggaagggaggagaagttTCTCAACGGTTATCCCCAATCCCAGACCCCCAGTAGGAGCCTGCTGTTGCCCAGGCTGCTACGTCCCCTTCCCATCTTTGGTCTTTTAAACCAAAGACAGGGTCTGGGGGGTAGGGACCTGGGTCGTTCTACAGAGTAAACATCACTGGCCCCCCACCCCCCTAAACCATCATCTGAGCGGCCTCCAGAGAGTAGGATGGTTGGTCACACAGTGACCTACTTAGAATGGCTAATTAAATAGGGGGACTACAGTCAAGATACTGAATATTTTCAGCACCACCAGAATCTCTCATGTTGCCTTTTTATAATCACACGCAACTTTCTCCCTTCCCCTGGCACGTCCCTAACCCCTGACAACAACTAATTATtctctatttctaaaattttatcatttcaaaatgttatataagtggaatcaagcATTCAGTACAGACTGaaccttttgggattggcttatttcactgacaTGATTTCCTGgcgattcatccaagttgttgcatatgtaaattgttttttcctttttattacgaAATAATATTCCGTGGTATAGCTAGACCACAACTTGTTTAACTCACCCGCGTGAGAACATCTGGACTGattctagtttggggctattataagtaaagctgctatgaacattcatgtacgaGTTTTTGTGTGagtataaattttcattttactgagataaatgcccaagagtgcaattTCTCAGTATACTAGTTGCATGTttacttttataagaaactgccaaactgttttttagAGTGGCTTGACCATACCgcgttcccaccagcaacgtatgagTGACCCAGTTTTTCCATGTCCTCTCTGGCATTCGGTGTTGTCACCAAATAGGTTTGTAACTGATAGATGtgcagtgatacctcattgcataATTTCCCTGAGGGATaaggatgttgaacatcttttcatgctaATAACCATCTGAATATCCCCTTCAATGAAACatcttttccttatatattttagtcTTTCTGTCAGAtacgtggtttgcaaatattttcttccagtctatggcttgtcttttcatcccctTAATAGGGTCTTTGgcagaggaaaagtttttaagtttgacgGTGTGCAGTTCTTCAGTGTTTCCTTTTGTGGATTGTCCTTTTGGTGTTGCGTCTaggaaatctttgcctactcctagatcctgaagattttctcttttttttccccaaaggttttacagttttacatttaagtatcTGATTgattttgaattagtttttgtgTAAGATGTGAGATTCAGGTCTGGGTTCATTTTTTGCTCATGAATGTCTGATTGCTCCAGCACTGTTTGTTCAAAAGGCTATCCTTCCATTGAATTACCTTTTGCACCTTTGTTAAAAATGAGTCAGACATATTTGTGTGGATTGCACTGATCTTTGTCCACgccacacagtcttgattactgtagatgtataataagtcttgaaatctcACAGACTTGATTCCtcccattttatttacttattgtttcAAAATGGATTTAGCTATTCtaatttctttgcctttccatatatactattttattaaccactctttaaaaaaattttattttatattggagcatagttgattaacaatattgtgttactttcaggtgtacagcaaagtgattcagttatacatatacctgtatctactctttttcaaattcttttcccatttaggaatGTAACCACTTATGGTTTTGTTGAGGACTGGCTTACAGTGGAACAACTCTTTCTAAAATGCACAGTGAAAAAATGGAAGATGTCTAATTTCTTGCACACTAGGCTTCTCACATCACAGACGGTTTTAAGAATTAGGCAAATGATTATACACAAACCCTAATGTACTGTACAAGGAAAAAGCACTTTGGAGTCAGAGACATCTGAATTCATATCCATATATACTTTGGAATAATCTTGCCTGTATCTATAAATATCTTGCAGGGATTttgattggtgttaattcttacttaaatgtttggtagaaatccCTAGTGAATCCTTCTGGCCCTGGAAATTTATCTTTTGGAAGCTTTAAAGTTagatattcaattttttaaaaaagtgataagACTATTCagattgactatttcctcttggttgagttttggtagtttgtggttTTTGAGGTATTGGTCCATTTCCTCTGAGTTTTCAAATCTCTGagtataaagttgttcatagtattcccttgtaATCTTATCACTGACtgtgggatctgtagtgatgtcccttatttcattcctgataatggttttttgtgttttctctctttttgtttttgtcagtctcactagaggtttgtcaattttatattgatccccctcccccaagaaccagccttttgttttttgcttttctcttttgtttttctgtttttaattttactagtttttgctctttattactttcttttgTTCACTTTGAGCTGATTTTGCTCTCTtcttcccactcccccaccccacccctagtttcttgaagtaggaaGTTAGGTTATTAATTTGAGACCTTTCTGCATTTTTCAGTTAagtatttagtgctataaattttcctcttggCTACTGCTATTGCTGCACCCCACATATTTGATacaatgtgttttcattttcatttagttctatgtatttttaaaatttctttgtgacatcctCTTTGACACATTGATTATTTATGTGTTGTTTTATTTCCACATGATTAGATATTTTCTTGTCTATTATCATTTTCTAGTTTGATTTCATTATGGCAGATAGCACACTTGCATGActgcaattattttaaattttgggggGCATGGTTTATGGCCCAACATATGGTCTCTCAGTGAATGTTCCTAGAGtgcttgaaaataatttgtattctgCTGAGGTTGGGTTAGTGTTCTACATATTGTCAGTAAGATCCTGTGAGATTGTGTGGATCTTCTctgttcttactgattttctgtctagtagTTCTCAGTTGCTGAGGGGAGCCTGCAGTACCTAACTACAAATGTGGActtatctatttctcttttcagctttatcagtttttgcttcaggCATTTTGAGGCTCTGTTGTTTGGTGTATAGATTGTTTGTTGGAATGTTTGGAATAGATTCCAGGGTCTGATTAAAGTTTTAGGGGAGAGGGCAAGGAAGGAGACACTTCCTGACCTATGTTGTCTCTTTGTCCTTATGTGTTTATAACTTACTGTCATTTTAGTGAGATTTAGTAAAGAGAGAAATTCATATGTAAATCTTGTGTTTAATTGTAAGACCTTATTAAAACATTACAGACTGGTTTAACATACCTTTTTATGAGGATTTTGGGGTATCCCTTTGGTCAGTTCTCTGCTCTTAGCCTGATGACAGCATTTGACATGGTTCACAGTTGATCAGCCCCTCCTCCTTCAAACATTGTCTTCACTTGGCTTCTAAGACACTGTCCTCTGTCTTGTTGGTTTCTCATTCTTAGTAACCTGGGCTGCTTCTCCCTGACCTCTGACCCTGGCATGCTTGGTCTTGGGTCCTGGGTCTCTTCTCTGCACGTACACCCACTCCTCTATGAGCTCACCCACCTGTGGCTTCAGGGACCTTCTCACATTGATGATCACTGCATCCAACTGGACGTCAAGTCCAGTCACGTTTCCCGCTGCCTACCCAGCATTTCTCCTTGAATGTCCACATGAGTCTCACgttcaacatgtccaaaactagCTCCTGATGTCAGCCTCCAAAACCTGCTTTTTTCCACACAGTTTATGATCTTATTTTATGGTAGTTGCACACTTTCAGTAGCTCAGATCAAAAATCTTAAGACTCCTCTCCTCTGGTGTACCCTGCATCTCCTCTCTCAGCACATCCTATGGGCTCTACCATCAGAACCCACGTGGGATTCACAGACAGCACCACCACTGACGTGGGTCCAGGCCCCTGTGGGTGCCCCtggctggcctccctgcctcccctgtTGCTCTCTCCCTTCGTTCTCTGCACAGCAGCAGAGCATTTCTGTCAAACAGTAGCTCCGTTGTCACCCCATCAGATTCCTGCGCAGGCCTGCATCCAACACAGGGAAAGCCTGCTGGCCAGCATGCCCCACCCTTCACTTCCCTTTTGGCTCCGTCTGCtctcctctgctccagccactggCCTCCTGCTGCTCCTGACACACCGAGTCCCCTCCCATCCTTCCGCAGAGACCTTGCAGTGCCACCCCTTCCACCTGGAGGGTCTTCTGCAGCATGCATGGGGCTCACTCCCCGTGCTCAGGTGTCGCCTTCTTCATGAGACCTTCCTGAATCCACAGATCCAGCTGTCCCCTGCCTTCCCCATGGATTCCCCAGTCTTCTTCACTTGCATTTACTATGTCTAacattttgcatatttttcttatttatctgtTTCCGTTTCTCCACTGCAGTAGAAGCTATGTGGGGGAAGGACTTCTTGTCTGCTCTCCACGGCTGAGTCCTCAGCATGTAGAGCGTAACAGATGGTTGATCATTGAATTGGGTCTAGAAAATAACTCGTGTCATCCTTAGAACGGTTGCTTGACTCTTCTAACTTTACActgatacaaaaatgaaaaataagaacatcAGTAAATAGCAAGTagcatgttaaaattaaaaacagaataattcttaaaaaaatgagcaaatgtttattgagtgcctgtggACTCTCTCATACatgagctcatttaatccttcctcATGGCATCAGCTTATAAAAAGCAGTGACCATCACCACCTTTATTGAGAAGAACACTGTGGCTTAGAGAAGTTGGGCAATTTGTCCACACATAGACAGCGTGTGTCTGGCAAAGCCAGGACCGTTATGCAACTTTGCTCGCTGGAAACCACACATTAATTTAGCATTTCAGAAGTGAAATTTTCTTCTCACACATGGCAGAGAAATGTGTGACTTAAGAAAACTGATTATTCTTTTTGCTGTGGGCAGCAGGTGTTAAGGGAACAGCAGAGTGGTTCTTCCTAATTTCTTGTCAGAGATTTGCACTTGTGATCATGCATTCAGTCTCCCTTCTATACTTACGTTGGGAAGCTACAACTTGCTAAAATTTTCATCCCTCtctcaaaataaaataacctaaaGTTGGGCTTCCCAGTTAACAGTTTACCAGAAGATCAGAAAACCTTGCTTTATACCCTCCACCTCTAGAAATTTCCTTATTTATGGGAACTCTTAATGGGTCTCTGGGCTTTGGAAGCCCCAGATGGACCCAACTTTATTATGTACAGTGCATTCTGGACATTATAAGACAGAGACCACAAACTCAAATTTGATTCTCAGTCATAGCTAAGTTGTGGTCAAGAAGAATATAGATTGTATTTTTGatgataaataattattttcccaaGAGCTTACAGTCATTTAAAGTTAGTAAAGAAAatttgacctttttaaaaatctgaagaatTTACTAATCCTGCTACTTCTGGCTGGAAAGTTGAAAGACAAGTCAGGACTTTACAGCTTATACACGACAAAACATCACTAAGTCAGACTAATTGAGCACAGAGAAAGTTGGAATTagtcaaaaaagtaaaattatagcaTATAAAGAAATGCAGCCTTTTTCTATTTTGCTTATACTGTAACTCCAATTAAATGGTATCTAAGTGTTGCAAAGTATAGGTCCTGAAGGGTGGACCTCCTTTTAATGAGCAGTTAAGGATCAGTTTTAATCAGCAGGTTGTTTGTACAcagatataaattattttcagtgaGTTAAATATTTTTGCTGAAATATTTTCCCCCTGCCCTTCTGCTTGGTAAGCTTTTTGTCGTGCACTCGCCAGACTCAACTTCAGCCCAGACTACGTGGGAGCGTGGGGTCAGCCCCTGACCATCAGGGTGGAAACCCAGCCTTCCAGGCTGGTGGGGTCGGTGACAGGCTTGCTTCCCCTTCTTGTCAATCGTAGGCAGTCACGTCTACCCTTGGTGGGTTCTTCTTGCTGCTCATGGGAAATGTCAGTGTCCTGTTTTTGAAGAGCAGCCCTCAAACCGGTGGTACTCTTTGAAGGTACTTCAGGGACTTCGAAATGCAGGAACTCTTATTCTTGGGTCCATGGTTTTCTGTTTCAGATGTTTACCCTCCCCCCAAGCCATCTCCTAGGGACGCCTTCCCCGAAGCCTCCACCCAAGCAaacctcccttctcttctctgcttcCCGTCTCCACCGGTCCTCTACGATGAGCACAGGAAAGGTCTGCCTGGAGCTGGTGAGAGGGCCATCCTGGTCTAGGGCCCTCTAGAAGGCTCTTCTACGGTATCACTGGGGGACTAACTGACTTCCTTAGCGAGGAGTGTCCTAATTCTAGCACTGAAGATCCTGTGTCCCACGAAATGACTCCCTGGGACACGAAAAACCCGGGCTTCTGGTGATGGGTACTGAAAGTTGGGGAAAAGTACAAAGCCCATAAGGTGGCCCCCCAAATATGGGCTGGAAACAATGCCATTTTAGCGTCTCTTGGGTCCTGCGTGGATTATTTGCCTTCTGTGGTCGTTGTCACTCTTCTTACCCTGACCTCTGATGGCATCCATGATTTGCAGGTCACAGTAAAGCATCACCCATTGTTTCCTCACCGAGCAAGGAGATTTAAGTGTGTAATTAAGGGCATTGCAACCACGAGTGTTAAAGAATCCGGCTTTGACTCGGACTGTTGTCTAACTGTTGTGCTTTGTGTCAAGATAGGGATGGTTGAAATGTTAACATTGTGAACATTCTGATCATGTTTTCTAAGGATTCAGATAATTAAGATGAAAACGATTAAAATAGCACTGACAGTTTGGCCCAGACCTCACTGAAAAAGAAGGCTGAATGACTGCGATGTTTTAACAACAGATGGAGGGATGCACCAGGAGCAGGAGGACTGGATCAGGGAGGGGGATGACCAAACAGAGATAATGTTCAATACACAGAGCAGAGTTGGAATAGGGCATCAGGAGGGGCAGGGTGAGAACACAGGGACACCAGATCTCATGAACTTGGGCTGAGATAggcaagtatatatatatatatttctgaatcaATCAAAAGTTTTTTCATGTCCCTCAAAGACACCAATACTCAAATGAAAATAACTGGCATGGAATAATCTTGGGCATGCCATAGGAATGCATCACGGCTTTATTCCCCTATTACTCTGTGGAACTGAGTAAAGTTATATTTCCTGATTCAGAAGTTGCAATAAAGTGCCATGTGggcaaaaaaaagaggaaatcttgaTTCCAGATGTGTTGGGCCCTTATGGCGTAGAGCTGATTCTGTCAGGGTTCATCCACCATCCTGTGTCTACAGTATG comes from Balaenoptera ricei isolate mBalRic1 chromosome 2, mBalRic1.hap2, whole genome shotgun sequence and encodes:
- the LOC132360058 gene encoding uncharacterized protein LOC132360058 is translated as MRRLEGLCRRRRRRRRGPGRERSGDKMKYQKYLTVLQMAIGVTPSNRGSLLPLKRRLWVTPSSENPNGATSSVSQGKPSLRRIKGRLHRSKSLDSIDFCELTMFTLPPSHLLGTPSPKPPPKQTSLLFSASRLHRSSTMSTGKVCLELVTVKHHPLFPHRARRFKCVIKGIATTSVKESGFDSDCCLTVVLCVKIGMVEMLTL